In Rutidosis leptorrhynchoides isolate AG116_Rl617_1_P2 chromosome 6, CSIRO_AGI_Rlap_v1, whole genome shotgun sequence, the DNA window ATGAACtatatgtttaaaaaaaaataattaaaaaaaaaaaaaaaaaaaaaaaaaactaatgaaCTGATAACTGTGTTGTATGAAGTACAAACATACTAATTCAAACCCTTAAGCAATTTTTAAAAACATGCTCTGTTTATCGTTAAAATACAGCCGAAacaagtacctgagaataacaatCAATGGCAGTTCTAAAATCTTTATCACGAAAAGCAAGATCCCCGCGTTTCCTAGCCTCCAACATATCCCTCATTTGTTGGGTCCACTCTTGAAAAGAAAGCTGAAAACAATCATCATCCAAATACAAACATCAGAAGTATGAAATCAAGTATTTAAAATAAATGAGAAATTTTAATTAAAATAACCTCATTGGTTCCTTCATCATCTTTATAATGCATCATCACTAGTATCTGATGAATGGCTGTTAGGTCCGTCCTTGAACAGGCATCACCCATCGGAGAAAGAGGGTGTGGCGGCGTTGTCGGTGCTTCTTCATGTTTCGGGATACCAAGCATCTGATACGATGGAACCTACATACATAATGTTTTTTAGTTAATTATTCAAAACCTTGGTTTAAAAAGGCGATATAAACCAACGAAGCTTCGCTTCAACGGTATCCCAACACCTTGTGTGTTGGGGCGaggttaggtcatgggttcgagcctcacTCGGCCCATCCTATTAATCAATCTACATGAAATATGGAGCTCCATATTGACCTCGAGGGGGTTTTCTCCTGGATGCCTGCCCCTCGAGATGGTTTAAGGATCGGGTTCCTgcaatgcgattcgggtttcctcccgaaagTGCGTGCATGAAAGTGCGTGCATgtgtggcaaatgagagtattcgatgccggcTGTTGCCTTTAAAAAAAGGCGATATAATGCACTATATAATGCACTAAGAGCCCGAAACCGTAGACGCTAAGGCGAAGGCTTCACGGAAATAAAAATCATATAATGAATAAAATACATTTAAGACATAATTACGCAAACAGTCCCTGTAGTTTGCACAGATTACGAGCTCAATCCCTAAACTTTTTTTCTTGTGTGGACAGTCCTCTTGGTTTGCACATTTGGGGCGTACCGCGAGGACTGTCcacgtcaaaaaaaaaaaaaaaaaaaaaaaaaaaaaaaaaaaaaaagaagttaaAATGCTTCTTCATAACATTATCTACACAACTACCAAATATATGTTTACACATCTCAAATTGTTGACTATAAATTTAATTTACACATAATACGGCTTCAATTTGGCTCCAATTTGTTGTTTCTTGCTTGATTTAAAACTTTAAAAGTTTTGAATTTTGGATATAAAAGCTATCTTATGGTGCTTAATGTTGTAGAGCCGTTATTCATTTTTAGTTGTGTTAGAATGTTAGGATATAGTAAGTACTTAACATAGATGGAATGATAATGAATATTGGGCCTAAAACAACAGTCACTTTTAAACCAAGTTATAAACAACTAACTCGTCTACACGGGGTATATAAAGGATTTTAGAATACATTTAGTTAGTATTATTCAAAAAGAGGAGTAGGTACTGACATCCGATTTGTTCTGCAAAGGAGCAAGTGCGGCCACTAAATCTTTAGTATTTGGTCGTTCCCTGGGTTCATATTGCAAGCATCGTGAAGCAAGATCAACAACAACATACGCGTCTTCTGTTGAAAAGTTACCCTCCAAATGTGAATCCATCAAAAGAAGAATGTTTTTTCCTCTGATCATTTCAATTGCCTGCAGCAAGTAGTACCAACTTCTAAAAAATCAAATTTTTACCTCGCTAGAGGTAAAAATTTTGATTACGCAATATACCACATCAAGTATATGATCATGTGGCATTAATATAGCATGTGCAGATTATTCCTAATTATCTATatgtataattaattattatttagtaaCAAATTCAGGACTACTTGCATGGCTCGGGGGAATATGCTTTCCACTCAGAAGATCCAAAAGAACGGTCCCAAAGCTAAAACTAACGCTCTCTGGAGTAACTCTCCCTGTAACAAaaagaataaatatataaataaaaaattatcAGGCAACCTGCAACCATTTACATAAAAATATTCAGGCCGAAACATGACATTATACCATTTCTTAGATACTCAGGAGGAGTGTACGCAAGATTTGTGCTGTAACTTTTACCATCCCTACTATTTTTCATCAGGCCGAAACATGAAAGCCTTGGATCCCCATTCTGCCACAGTTACCAATCAAGTTATCACTCTAATTACATATaaatatagattttttttttttttttttgaacggcgatatcgacatcgaGTGCTCTCATTTGTCACATACACACGCGTTAGAAGGAAACTCTTCACACACCATCGCCGCATTGGGTACCCGGCGTGCTTTGGATTAAACTGAGAGGCTTAAGGCATGCACCGTATCACCCCAACAGAATCCTTGAGAAAACCCCCTCCCAAGATTCGAACCCTCACCTATTTTCAAGGACGTGAGCCCGGGATCAACATAGCAGATGTACCACTCAGGCAATGCATCGGTGGTATATTCTTTTATATTACTGGTATAATACAAAGAACATAAATatagaatttatataaataaaagaaattaattcACCTCATCAAAGAGAACTCTATATGCATTCAAATCATGATACAATGGACGACCTTCGGTACTACAATAATCCAAAGCATCGGCAATACAAAGAGCAACCCGTAACCGCATTGCCCATTCGATTGTTTGATTCTCCCCTGTGAAAGACATTACATAGAGAACTTGAAGTCCACTACATATACATAATTAAAGTGTTGATCTTTACTTAAAAAGCAAAGGTATTCCACTATTAATATATTTTACAGAGTTAGATTAGAAGCATAAAAGTAAACTTTGGTTAACTTCCCGCCCGTTTATTCATCCATGCAATTCGACCTATTTGATCCGTTTTAGCTTATTATTTTCTTTGGCCCATATGACCGATTTAAGGTAAAACATAACTCAATCACCCATTTATAACTaaacagataaaaaaaaaaaaacatggatATTATCTAACTATTTTCTTATTGAGTATTCAGCCCTTAATTGGAGACACATTTTTCTACTTAGGGGATCaagtataattatttatatcagcTATCAATATCAATTATTTGCATTTATAGTAAAAAATTATCAAGCAACCAGTATCAAAGGTAATTATTTCAACTTTGTGTAGTAAAAACATAACTACATGCAAGATCGACATCCAAAACACCCCCTATTTAGAATCCTAAATCAATGAGTCTATGCCAGCTTAACAAATGAACCATATTTTCAATTGAAAGCATACGAGACACATACTGCTTGCTTCACTGAAAAAGAAACCCTGATgaaccttgtgttgtagctcatgtggtagtggtctACCTCTCTTAGCAAGAGGTCAAGAGTTCGACTCCCGTGAGGTACAttattgcacacaaggttgccccttaACCCTTGAATTTCACCCAAGGGTGTTTTCCGCACATCGCATTGCAGGGGCTgtaggggaggggggttttaccgcccatgccctcggattgggtcGGGTTTCCTCCTGGGCAACAGTTagaggcgggttatgcaactgcgggagatgaacgcgtgggagGTGGGATCCCGAActactgttcaaaaaaaaaaaaaaagataccctgatttctataattattactagtattttagGCAAAAGCTTTCTATAGTTAGAGACTACTCTAAGAATATATGTTCTGAATGTTCACATACAAAATTTACAAAACTCAAAGCACAGTTATTCAACAAATTATTACCAGTATGCAGAGATGGTTAAATAATCAGATTGCATAACGGGCCAAAACCTTTTAAAGATAAAGCACAGCCAAATTAAGTAATTAACCCATTCAAGGTAAGTGTGTGATATTGCTAATTCTAGTAGAATGAGCTCTGATGTTTGAATCAAAAAGGTCAAAATAATGTTGAATACAGAAACAAGAAACAGGCAACATAAAATAAATGTTTGATTATGAAGATTAAAGAATACATACAGTGAAATAAATGTTTGGCAAGAGTATCATTAGGCATATACTCTGCAACGAGTAACCTTTCGTCTCCGTCACAACAATATCCGATCAAATTCGCCAACCTTTTATGTCTCAACTTTCCAACACCCCATGCTTCATCCTTATATCATCACAAATATAAGAAATTTAACAGGTGAATTTTCATACTAACGAATGATATCAACATAAAGATGATCATCTTTTCAAAAAATTATGAAGATACTAAACTTAATAACAATAAACGAGATTAAACAAACGGTGACAAGTATAGCAAAATAGCTAAAACAAGTGTACTTGCAGTCGCAAAGTATATGTAACAGTTAGCCCATTACTCTTATCTACTTACAACTAACCGATTTGATGTATATAAATACCAAGTCGCAAACTTCTCATTAGTGTTGAATCAATGCAATAAGCATATAATTCGTTTAATTAACCTTATATCCTAAACCCCATCCGGGTTTTCGCCGTTTTGACCCCAAACCCCCACAAAAAATGTCAAAACGACAATAGTGGAACAGGAGTCGTTTTGACCCCAAGCCCCCACAAAAAATGTCAAAACGACAATAGTGGAACAGGAGGAGAAAAAAACCAAACACCCCCCAACTTTTTCCCAGCTTTCAAATCCAACCCCTCTTTCAGGGGTTAAAAAATGTCAAAACGACAATAGTGGAAAAGGAGGAGAAAAAAACCAAACACCCCCCAACTTTTTCCCAGCTTTCAAATCCAACCCCTCTTTCAGGGGTTAAACATGAaacttaatattttaattaaaaatcttaattaaacttcacccatattttcaacgggacatatTTTTTCGCtcgcctcgcgttaaattttttcgaacacaccgttcaactcaaaaaaaccttatgaacacaacgggactaactatacgcgaaacggacacttctaaaaaaaacgctaaatatctcggatatatttaatacatacacACACCTAGGTACTAtctattctgtaaatacataacgctccgttaactatgaatgcGCAACCCAGAAGCCCCGCAGCATCGCGCGGGCCCATTTTGCTAGTTTAAGAAAATCCCAAACACCTTAAATATTTCGAGTAACAAATAACCACAATCACCCAATTGCGCAATCGATATATAATCAAAAAACACACATAATTACTTTTGCAAACTTCATATAACACATAATGGACAATGTAACAACAGTAAACCCTAAAACCCAAAACCCAAATCAATGCCATTCAACTCAACTAAGTAACTGAATATAATTGATATACCGCAAACTGTTTCGGATCAGGCCACGCCATTTTCGAAAACTTTTTAACAGCAATCCATCTTCTATTCTGCAACCTGCCCTTATATACAACATTTGGAGCTTTTTCACCACTTTCAGAAACAATAAACTCTGTACTAAAGTTATTAGTTGCAGCTTTCAAGTCCACCAGTGAGTACTCGGAAAACACCGGTACACCGCCGTTATCTCCGGCGAAAGCAGCTGTTTTCCCGGGAGAGTGACGATTGTTTAAATTATCGTTTCTTGATATGGGTTTTTTAGAAAAACAAGAATTACAACAACCCATTACTTCAAAATAACAAAGAATacaaaaagtttgaatctttagatGATATATTATCAGTCAAGAACCATATTCACACTAAGAAAATGGACTAAAAGGGGTTTatgaaaaatatacatatatacattcttTCTTagatttgaatttttatttttttttaatcgagtaaaaaagaaaaaagaaaaatatttGAGATATTGTAGAAAGTTTAAAAGTATATAATTGTAACACACTCGTGTTGGTGAAGAGAGATCGAAAAGAAAGGCGGTAAGAAGATGAAGAAATTGTGTTGTGTTGTTGTTTGTCTAGTAGAGGTTCTGCATAGGTTCCCAATTTAGAcgaaactagtccggaccggcccgggCGGCGGGTTTTAGGGCTGCGTATTTATATTTAACGTagtgttgtgtatttacagagggaaaCACggtccatgtgttaagcgccgttttagatgtcgttgtgctaagcgttttttaaaaagtatccgtttcaaacgtagttagttttgttttgttcaataaattttttcgagtgtaacagtgctgtcggaaaaatttaactcggggcgagcagaaagatacgggctgtcgttgtgtttagtgttttttaaaaagtgtccgtttcgaacgtggttagtttcgttttgttcataaaattatttcgagtctgacgctgccgtcgaaaaaatttaactcgtggcgagcggaaagatatgggttgtcgttgtgtttagcgtttttttaaaaaattgtccgtttcgcgtatagttagtcctgttgggttcgtaagatttttcgtaattgaacggtggtctcgaaaaaatttaactcccaccgagcgagaagatatggcccgttataaattcgggtggaattagtttcttttattttaataaaattatatatttacacttttaacccctgaGAAAAAGTAAACTTGAGGAGTCGTTGTGTAAATATAgacgaagttgagggaccgtttgtaatgcgAACGCAAATTCAAAACTACATTCAAGTTGAACTAAAACTACATAAAATGACACcacatttagtatataagggtCAAGGTTAATTTGTTGGATACGAGAAGCGCTTTTCATGTACATGTACAGTAATATATACTCtgtatttattatttaatattaattaatattaatattaatatttaattttagttTAATATATTAGTCCACTTGTctcaaattttattttatttttccggAAAAACAAacaattttatttataaaaaaaagagTGTGAAGAAGCTAGCAAATACAACGACCTAAACAAGCACAAACATCAGCTATAGCATGACAACGACACTAAACAATCCTTAGAGCACAAGGTACACTCGGTCGATCTCACCGTCGAGCACTAACGCCAGATAAAAATGGATACCGTCCCGCCGTTGATTGCGTTCGCGCTTCTCACCGTCTCTCCTCCAACGGTGGTTTAACTTAGTTTTTTTCCTTTTTTATATGATTATATTTTCTTATTAGTCTATGTCATATTCGACCCTGAAATGGACACCGAATGACACCCCACTTTAATAAATTTCAAGGTCCATTTTTTGACCTCGAAATGGACACCAAAAAATAACACGAACGCCTGATGCTCTTACAACACGAACACACAACCCTCGAATTACTAATTCGACAATACAACTCTAACACCCAACTATGAAACCACGAAAAAACAAAACAAGGAACACGAGTGAGTATAAGGTTTCAACCCGGATACAAATCAATCCTGCAACGATTCATAATCAGAGGATGAAAAGTCTCCGTCGTCGTCATCCTCTTTTTCCTCCTCCATATTCACCATCACATCGAACGACCGAAGATCTCAACTAAATCTGTTGCGATATCTCAaactcttcaaaaaaaaaaaattttactccgAATGTGATTTAAAAAATGGTGTTTATTAAAGACTCTCGTATCTTTTTTTATGTCGGAAACGAACAACCAAACTTTTTGTCGAATTATCTGCGATGATTATAGGTTTACTAACATCATTTCCAATAACCCGTTCCACCCATTTCCCACCTCAGGCCCATCACTATTATCACTCATTTTGTGACAAGGTCCACAATCATCAAGACCGTCAGAAACTAGGCCATGCCCAATAGATGTATCAATAGCCACTGCATACTCTGGCCCACTGTTGGAATAGTTAAGCCCATTAGTCAAAGAACTTTTAAAATGGAAAGGCCCAGATGAGGAGAAATGATTCCCAGTAGTTGTCGGCACTGGTTTTTGAATAGTCAATGAAACCCTCGAAAAGACTGCAGGCTTGTCACGCGTGCCTTCTTTAACGTCAGAAAGACATGGTCGTCATTCGAATTTGAATAATTAATGCTTGTAGTAGAGTATCTTGTCCATTGAACTGCCTCTCTCTCCCGAACAACGTCGTGATCCACCGCCAGAGTGAGAATCGTTGTCGGAGAAACATTCTGATTATATTTCAACTCGGATATTCCGTCATTGTAATTTAAGTAATTGATACCTGCAGTAGCGCTACTCGACCCATGAACTGCCTCCGTCACCAAATCAACGTCGTTATCCACCGCCAGAGTGGCAACCATTGTCGGAGAAACATTATGACTCTCTTTCAACTCGGATGTTTATGTGTTCGAATCCATAATATATTGACTCTCATCAGACAATATGTTGGATATCCGGATAAACTCACCTTCTTCGAGGTCTTTTGTCggaaaacaacacgtcgaacatgtaggtgtaacgacccgaatttttccgatcgttttatacatataagattaatatttacataaattaaacattaccaacatgataagcaatccaaattgttgagtcttgtgtttttgaaaagagttttacacatcgtttgaccgtccaatttgaccgatgatatcacgaactatataacatacgataattatacgattgtgtacatatacgtatttatacatatttaacatgatctaaggatggtttaacatatcattgtgtactaataacaatgagttataagtatactttgagactactaacttaagttttcaaaacggtaactatacgtaacgttctttgacatatatacctataatctataatgcttatacaagtatcgtataaatacatatttaatcacttttaaagggcttaaatacataaaacaacataagtatattcacaaaagatagttatatttgaattctcgttccatttcctcaagatttctacacgtatacttagggtatatgtacccgtattatacgcagcttctagatgtatttactatagataaataccaattattagacctcaattatctgctcttagcaacCATTGTTAGTCAACAACACGTGGGATCAATTAgaaagacttatgagctaaaaaacaaacttaaggattttttttttcttctatataacaagtaaattcgtttttatgatttcaccccattttttcattccattttctcatacttacactctaaattctctctcaaaatactcctaacatcatacttgatcatctccaagcattttcaccatcttttagcttcataatcaacgtaaaactatgtttaaactttgattcaattcatgtaagttatttatcttaaatcaagatataaacttacttacaacttttgtttcttttcatgatttcacttcttaatcttccaagtcatcaagaacaagttcatatcttgtttattcagtaattttcttcatcatacttgaggtataacctttgttcatcatcttgttcaattataactatcttattaagaatatacaaatcataacaacaagaacatagtttgaatgatttcaaacttgttggcaaactaaatagatccttctaacttgacttttaaaacacttcaagacctgtaatatatcataatgatatgctaacttaacaagatacaacttgattttacaaagaacaccttaaaactgaatatacatcgttggagtgcaaccggggg includes these proteins:
- the LOC139853325 gene encoding serine/threonine-protein kinase BSK1-like isoform X2; this encodes MGCCNSCFSKKPISRNDNLNNRHSPGKTAAFAGDNGGVPVFSEYSLVDLKAATNNFSTEFIVSESGEKAPNVVYKGRLQNRRWIAVKKFSKMAWPDPKQFADEAWGVGKLRHKRLANLIGYCCDGDERLLVAEYMPNDTLAKHLFHWENQTIEWAMRLRVALCIADALDYCSTEGRPLYHDLNAYRVLFDEAIEMIRGKNILLLMDSHLEGNFSTEDAYVVVDLASRCLQYEPRERPNTKDLVAALAPLQNKSDVPSYQMLGIPKHEEAPTTPPHPLSPMGDACSRTDLTAIHQILVMMHYKDDEGTNELSFQEWTQQMRDMLEARKRGDLAFRDKDFRTAIDCYSQFIDVGTMISPTVYARRSLCHLMCDQPDAALRDAMQAQCVYPEWSTAFYMQAVALAKLDMHKDAVDMLNEAATFEDKKRAK
- the LOC139853325 gene encoding serine/threonine-protein kinase BSK1-like isoform X1 — translated: MGCCNSCFSKKPISRNDNLNNRHSPGKTAAFAGDNGGVPVFSEYSLVDLKAATNNFSTEFIVSESGEKAPNVVYKGRLQNRRWIAVKKFSKMAWPDPKQFADEAWGVGKLRHKRLANLIGYCCDGDERLLVAEYMPNDTLAKHLFHWENQTIEWAMRLRVALCIADALDYCSTEGRPLYHDLNAYRVLFDENGDPRLSCFGLMKNSRDGKSYSTNLAYTPPEYLRNGRVTPESVSFSFGTVLLDLLSGKHIPPSHAIEMIRGKNILLLMDSHLEGNFSTEDAYVVVDLASRCLQYEPRERPNTKDLVAALAPLQNKSDVPSYQMLGIPKHEEAPTTPPHPLSPMGDACSRTDLTAIHQILVMMHYKDDEGTNELSFQEWTQQMRDMLEARKRGDLAFRDKDFRTAIDCYSQFIDVGTMISPTVYARRSLCHLMCDQPDAALRDAMQAQCVYPEWSTAFYMQAVALAKLDMHKDAVDMLNEAATFEDKKRAK